The stretch of DNA GGCCGATCAGGAGAAACACCGGCGCGATTTCGACGACCCGAACGCTCACGACCTGCGCGTCGCCCACCCAGAAGCGGCGAACTCCCGCGCGGGCAAGCGCGACGATGGCGGCAAAGCCCGACACGATCAACAACGCGAACAGCGACCACGCCGCCCCGGAAAGGCGATCGAGATCGAAGAGCGCGTGCAGCAACCCGAATTTGCCCACGAACCCGGCCAGTGGCGGCAGGCCGGCCAACACGACTGCGCACAGCACGAAGGCGCTGCCGAGCAACGCGAGCGAACCGGGGATGGCGAAGCCGACCTCGGCCTCCTGCGGGAGCTCTTCCTCGGGCTCGATGTACGCCTCGGCGGTCACCGCAAGAATGTCCGCGCCGGGCGCCCGCCCCCGCTCGAGCAGCTCGACGAGCAGGAACATCGCGCTCACGCCGAGCGTCGACGCCGCCAGGTAATAGAGCGCGGCGCTCGTCACCGCGACATCGCGCACGGCCACCGCGGCGAGCAGTGTGCCCGCAGAGACCACGAGGCTGTATGCGGTGACGCGCCGCAGGTTCTGCGACGCCATCACGCCGATCGCACCGAACGCCAGGGTGACCAGCCCGCCCGCCATGAGCACGTCGGCCCCGTACGGTTCGACGGTGCCGTCGTCCACGAAAAACAACAGCCATGTCCTCAGGACCGAATACACCCCCACCTTCGTGAGCAGGGCGAACATGGCCGCTGCGGGCGGGCTCACCGCCGCATACGTGCCGGGCAGCCAGAAGCTGAGCGGCCACATGCCCGCCTTGACGAGGAAGGCGACGGCGAGCAGCGCGGCGCCGGCGTCGAGCAGCCCGCGGTCCGCCGACGCAACCGCAGGTATGCGCACGCTCAGTTCGGCCATGTTGAGCGTACCGGTCGTTCCATAGATGAGGCTCGCCCCGACGAGGAACAGCAGCGAAGCCAGCAGGTTTGCGGCTATGTAGTGCAGGCTGGCGCGCACGCGCGCCGTCCCGGCGCCGTGCAGCGCGAGCCCGTACGAAGCGACCAGGAGAACCTCGAAGAATACGAAGAGATTGAACAGATCGCCCGTGAGGAACGCGCCGTTGACGCCCATCAGCAGAAACTGGAGCAGCGCGTGGAATCGCGGGCCCGCGCCATGCCAGCGCGCCATGGAGAACCATCCCGCTGCCAGGCCCAGAACGCCGGCGAGCAGCACGAGCGCCGCGGAAAGCCGATCCGCCACGAGCACGATGCCGAAAGCGGACGGCCAGTCGCCGACGCGGTACACCAGAGGTCCGGCCCCCGCCACGGCGGCGACGAGCGCTGTCGCGCAGGCGATCAGCGCCAGGGCGGCGCCGAGGCTGATCGCGGCCTTGAACTCGACGCGACGCTCGTTGACCAGCAACAAGGCCGCCCCCGTGAAGAGCGGCAGCACGATCGGCAGGATCGGCAGGTGCTGCGCGAGGCTCATTCGTCGGGCTCCCGCCCGTCCACATGGTCGGTGCCGGTCAAACCGCGAGCGGCGAGCAGCACCACGAGCAGCAGAGCGGTCGTCGCGAAGCCGATCACGATCGCCGTCAGCACCAGCGCCTGCGGCAGCGGATCGGCGTAGTCGGCCGCGGCCTTCGCCCCGGCTTCCACGATGGGCGCCGCCCCGGCGCGCAGCCTGCCCATCGCGACGATGAACAGGTTCACCGCATACGAGAGCAGCGACAGGCCGATCATCACCTGGAACGTGCGCGGCCTGAGCACCAGCCAGACCCCGGAGGCCGTGAGCACGCCGATGGCTGCCGCGACGATGAGCTCGTTCACGTCTCTTCCTCTGCGCGGTGCGCTCGCAGCGATTGGTGCGCGAGCGCGATGAGCATCAGTACCGTCGAGCCGAGGACCACCATGAACACGCCGATATCGAAAAAGAACGCGCTGGGCAGGTGGACGTCGCCGAGCACGGGCAGCCGCGCGTGGAGCACGTGCGAAGTCAGGAAAGGGTGTGCGAAGAACCATGCGCCTGCGCCCGTCGTGCCGGCGATGAGGAGGCCGGCTCCGACCAGCGCGACGGGCTTCAGGACGAGACGGCTTTCGATCCATCGCGTGCCGCCAGCCATGTATTGAACGATGAGGCCGACCGCGACCGTGAGGCCGGCCACGAACCCCCCGCCGGGAAGGTTGTGCCCCCTCAGCAGCAGATAGGCGCCGAGCACGATCGAGCCGGCGAGCATCAGCCGCATGAGCACTGCGGGGACGAGCATGTCGTCGGCGAGCGCGCGCGCGCCGTGTGTGCGCTGCTGCGGCGGCGGCCGCATGCTCTCCACGGCCGGCCGGAACCGCCGCAACAGCGAATAGACCGCGATCCCGACCGCGGCGAGAACGGTGATCTCGCCGAACGTATCGAATCCGCGGAAGTCCACGAGGATCACGTTCACCACGTTCGTGCCGCCGCCGTCCGGCACAGCGTGCTTCACGAAGAACTCGGAGATGCTCTGCGGCAGCGGACGAATCATCACCGCATACGCGAGCGCGGACAGGCCCAGCCCCGCCAGCACCGCAATGGCCAGATCCCGCGCACGCCTCGGCAGCGCCGCCAGCGCCCCGGCCCGCGTGTGCTCGAACGGAATGCGTTTCGGCAGCCAGCGCAGCCCCAACAGCAGCAGCACCGTCGTGACGATCTCGACC from Burkholderiales bacterium encodes:
- a CDS encoding monovalent cation/H+ antiporter subunit D yields the protein MSLAQHLPILPIVLPLFTGAALLLVNERRVEFKAAISLGAALALIACATALVAAVAGAGPLVYRVGDWPSAFGIVLVADRLSAALVLLAGVLGLAAGWFSMARWHGAGPRFHALLQFLLMGVNGAFLTGDLFNLFVFFEVLLVASYGLALHGAGTARVRASLHYIAANLLASLLFLVGASLIYGTTGTLNMAELSVRIPAVASADRGLLDAGAALLAVAFLVKAGMWPLSFWLPGTYAAVSPPAAAMFALLTKVGVYSVLRTWLLFFVDDGTVEPYGADVLMAGGLVTLAFGAIGVMASQNLRRVTAYSLVVSAGTLLAAVAVRDVAVTSAALYYLAASTLGVSAMFLLVELLERGRAPGADILAVTAEAYIEPEEELPQEAEVGFAIPGSLALLGSAFVLCAVVLAGLPPLAGFVGKFGLLHALFDLDRLSGAAWSLFALLIVSGFAAIVALARAGVRRFWVGDAQVVSVRVVEIAPVFLLIGLCVAMTVGAGSVMEYLRAAAESLHAPAEYVRGVVHTR
- a CDS encoding Na+/H+ antiporter subunit C, producing MNELIVAAAIGVLTASGVWLVLRPRTFQVMIGLSLLSYAVNLFIVAMGRLRAGAAPIVEAGAKAAADYADPLPQALVLTAIVIGFATTALLLVVLLAARGLTGTDHVDGREPDE